In the Drosophila willistoni isolate 14030-0811.24 chromosome 3R, UCI_dwil_1.1, whole genome shotgun sequence genome, TGTGTATATAGAAGGATGGAGAATATAGCCAAACCCAAAAACATTTATATCCATGGGCAAAGTTCGATACGATGCAAATGTCTGCAGGACATGATGATGTCGAGTTAACGTCACGTAATTGATACGCCTACCAAAATGACTGGGCAAGGTGACAATGCTTCCAGCAGCTCCTTACTCTTGACTCCTTTCATCCTATGTGCATGTAATCcatgtctatgtatgtgtctgtgtctgtgtgcatCTCTTGTACATTTCATTAAATGCCAATGCTTGAGATGGTTGGTTGGATGGCTGCCTTCTAGGACTTTGATGAATTTTATTGAGTTGCATGTTGAAtgtcatttcatttcatttcatttaaacaCAAGCCAGTTGCAGTTGCTGCAGTTGATTTGAGCTTTGACACGATGTATCGATATATGAAAACAAGACATTAAATGCCTTTCTGGTTCAAAACTCAAACTATCAATACAAATGTGTGTGGGAGCGAGGATGCAGCATCCTTTCTTAAGTCCCACTCTCCACTCTTCTTGTTCTCGTATATGTATCCATTtattaataacaacaatatcGTAATTCAAGCAAGTCACTGACAGGGCCAACTCCCTCTACACTGCACTCTTAACATGGGCGTAGACCTGACACCCATTTACAATCTGCAAACTAagaggacgacgacgacgactacggACTACGACAAACAAACGAGAAGCGTAGCGACATTTCAGTTTCAACGGCAACATTTCCGATTCTATGCGCTTTGTTGTGCCGTTGTGTTATTGTTTCTCCTCGAAAAgggaggaaaagaaaaaggtcCATTGCATTGGGTTGCATGGCACCcgtttctatttttttcttgttcgtTCCCTTTAAACAGCCGTCAACAGGCGCatgggtgtgtgtgagtgcTAAGTGGAAATAAAACACGCGCTTTTTCCGCACTGTGTATTATCTCTCGTTGAATATCTGAAACTGTTATGGTATAGAGCACAACGGGGCGTATGaagcatatttttttttaggcgTATACAATGTTTTATCTTCTTCTGCCTACACAATATACAAAAGTAAGAGTTTCATTTAACAGCAGATACGAATTTTTGATACCCTTTAAATGCTTTTCATATCTCTCATCCTAACAGCAAATTCCCTTCTTCTTTTCTTAGCCCAATCGATCAATGATAGAAAGTATCTCTTGCAACTGACGCGATCCTTTTTGGACCTATGTCCTTTTACTAGGTATCCATATGTATAAAATGTAACTCCCGCTACGTTGTTGGCCTTTTGTGGTTGCCTTTTTGTTGTAGCTCATTTCAAAAAAGTTGTTGGTGGGCGatgccgctgctgttgcttctattttcttttcgccgcatttttgtttggcttttaaTGATAACGCAACAGACTTGCATGCCATGCCATACCAatctctgtctgtgtgtggtgtgtgtgtgtgtttgttgtgtgggtgTTGGCCAACTGGGATGAACTTCAACCCACGCATGCCAATGCATTAAATGCTAGTTGAATGTGCGAACGTCTCTGtgcaaaacaaattcaattgaattctgcagtcttttcgttttattattattatttacgtcttttctccttttttttgttaaatgcCATCGGCTCATATTGCAACGACACTGGGCGACGCCCTTATGCACCAAGCTATCAATGGAGCACCTCCTCCCCAGCCCCTTCCATGCGTTTCATTCAGACTCCACCGCAGAAAAGCGTCGCATTTTTTATCCttctggctggctggctggctggcggCGGGCGTGTGATTTGCTTGGTATCGACATTTTAATGATGTGCCTCGGGGCGCTTACGCCCGTCTTACGTCTCTTCTGACTCTCCTCCCCCTTCTATTCCCGACTGCTGAGTGTCCCAAGTTCCAAGTACGCCTtgtgtccgtccgtccgtccgtccaacCGCCTTGTACTTTTGGCATTTGCGCGATGTCGAGACATTCCAAGAGACGGTGGCGTCCTCATCGTTGTTGTCGTCCATCGTCTTTGTCCTTCTTCTCCTGCTTGGGACCGCCGTCTGTCGCCGCTAAGCTGCTTGCACGCCTGCGGTGTGGCATATACTTAAGTATACATAACTAACTGTAAATGCCCCGGCAGAATGATTTGCATTTGCAtcaaaaatgattttctttttccattttttattttttcattcattcattcacttATTCATCTCATTTTGCTCTTTGAATAATGCCAATGATTTGGCGCTTGATGGCTAATAACTGGCAATTGCAGAGGCAGCTAACGAAATCTAAAACCATTTTAATTGGGAGCTTtaagcaaaagcaaacaagaaaaaaaaaatcaaacaaattgtGCAAGAAAAGGAATCGTGTCACAGCTGGCTAGAGTCGAAAGGATGTGTTTAACATTTCCTCGCCATAGACACGAgcaatttatattatttatgagACAGATTTGAAACAGCGGGCGCAGCGAAATACAACTGAAtgcactatatacatataaaggatattttatatttatataaagtaTACGCCACATTGTCATTTCCAGGAATAAAGTAGTCTCATTGTAGTAATAGTTGTAGACGCATTTTAGACATTACCAGTaaatgtatatagtatatatacaaTTGCCTACTTTGGGCCAGAATCTGTCTCGTCTGGCAGCTTTTGCTCTCTGCTTACGGCATAAAATTGACATTTTGCATTTACTTATTTTGtctattttgattttctttctttttttttccatccTTCACAATAAAATGAGAAGAAAAATTGCATAATAACCCATTTGAAATCGTCGGATTATCCTTAAATATTTGTGTAAACATTGTAACAAATGCGCAGCGCCATTGTAAGGACATGCAAGGCAGCCCCATTGACGTAGACTATGACTATTGCCTCCTTCCCCTAGCATTCCCATTCTCGCCATCGTCGTCGAATGCTTGAATGATGAGCAATAGACGGGAACATCACACAGTCGACAATGAGCAACTTTTTAGCTTTGGCAGCAGCCCCAGCAGCAGGAGTATTACGTAGGATACACAGATGAAGGATGCCTCTAACAAACGCATGCAACAATGGTAAATGCTTTCGTCTTACAaatagagagtgagagagagagatagaggggGGGAAAGGACTGTCACACATATTGACAGCCGCTTTAGAAGCGTTTAAATCTAGACCCGAGGGCGTCAGCTGCCACGAGACAGAAACAGGAGGCAGTGCGTTGGCTAAGCCAGTGGCATATAATAATGATTACATGTGTGTCACTTGACTAAACCGTATCCTCAAATCCCATCCCCCCCTCCCCCTTTACCCATCACAACCATTAAACACATGCTGGGCAATTCAATGAGCCGTTgcaatgtatttattattatttatatgtcACATGCTGCGAATTAGGGCTCAAAGTGTTCCCAATATTTGTGAATTGAAGATATAGCCAGCATCAATTGGCAGATTTACTAATGATTAATGAGCGGGTTTATAGCTGAAATATTACACCTCATATATTAAAAGCAAGAAAAGGTCAGGCAAATGGTTTTTTACATTCACCAGGGCGTacaatactttttttttaacaaaatatatctatctatctatctagaAAACCAACCTCAaaggtttttttatttttccaatattttGTGCTGAATAGTGCACTTTCGACATAAAAGGGATGCAGTAAAATGCACTTAAAAGTTCCACTCTCTGTCGTCTTTTTACGTTTTAGCAATTTCTATTTTTGATGAAAGTTTTGCCAACTAACTCGCAATATCCCAGTTGGTTTCGCTTCCACTGCCTCTTTTTCTCTTGCTTTTTCGCTGTATACGGCCTAATCGAATTATCcttatttaaatgaattaaaaatatataaaagctCAGGAAATTAAATCACGCAACTATTTTGCGCAACAAAGAGTACAAATTACACGCCCATACATAATACCAATACACACAGCACtcccgcacacacacacacactcacacacacacatacaaggACAAAAGCCGTGTGTGCATTGTGTGTCTAGCGAACAAACGCCACAAGTTTAATCGAATTTAACTACTCATAATGTGCAACAGACAACAAGAGTCGAGTCGAgtcgagttgagttgagtCGACTCTAGTCGTCGTGTCGAGTCGAGTCCGTGGGAGGGCGAGGATTCGCCCACACAGACTAAGAGACACAGGATTCGTGATGGCTGGAGGCGTAATATAAAGTTAGGCAGAGTAATCTTATTAGGATCAGCCAACAGGCAGCCGGCATCTGGTATCAAGCAGCAGGCATCAGCCGCATAcaaaaagcttttttttttttttttggccaagaGTTTCGGTTAAGGTTCTTTACAGCTGATGCAGCAGCAATAGTTGCCGGTACTcattcactctctctctctctatctccctctctGATATCAAAAGTTGGGATTTTGGTGGACATTTCCGAGCCATTTGCCAGTTGTATGTGAGCATTTCAATTACCGCCCTTTTTGGCGTGCGAATGGGTTTTGGggttatttttattattatttacatacCTGTTGCAGCAGGGGCATtgttttgaataaaaaaaattccaatttCCACACTTGTGTGTGTCCACGTttctgttgctattgctgttgaTGTGGTGGTGCTAGTGTTGCTCCTGTTGGTGGTCGTCGTTAGTCTTCGGCTTCGGCAGCGGCAAAACAGATGTCACCACTTCCGTGTGCTCTCCACCGGCTATGGCAAACGTCTCCTATATCCCGCAACGTTACTTGTAGTGGAAGCTAACGGCGTGGCCAaatcctatatatatatatataaacgtAGACGCGCACTTTGCTCTCTCGTGACTTGCTCTCTCTcccgctctctctctatttcaaTGCACTCTCAATAGTTGGGGAGCTGTGCGCAACGTCTCCTTTTTTTAACGGGATTGGTTTGGTCTTTTGGTTTCGGTTGCCTCAGGCAAACATGTTTGCTGGTTTTGTAATGTTtattggtgttgttgttgttgatggtggtaatgttgttggtgttggtgctgCCGCTGGAATTTCGGATGGCACTTGACTGGACAGACAACAGCTGACGTTGATGCGGCAGCAAATAGTCATCTCATTCACGCAATACTCGCCATCAATGATGCAAATTGTAGTCGTTTGGCCCAGGCCTTACACTAAGGATAAAGTTTATTtcgaaaagagagagagaaaagaaacattaaacaatttatattgctgtttttttcttctttcttttacaTCATTTGATAAAGTAGTTAAAAGGATATGTATATTGAATTTTGTGTCAAGGATGTGGATGGTAATAAACATACTGAGATTTGTTACCCATTTACTGCATCAATAAAAGGAAAACGAATCTCACCCAATTGACCCCAAGGAAAAAACCCGCTTTAAAGTAGATTATTTACGTTTAAGCCATAAGACGAATATCCACTTGAATTAGTTTCTTTTGAtctaaattatttataaatttcattGGACCCAGAGTACTTTCCTGTCTTAATCGTTTAACTAATACAAATccaatgaaaaattttaaaaccgTTGAGCCATCTCAAATCGGTTTACTTGAGCGTTAAATGCTCAAGGCATATTCACCCCCCCTGGGGCAGGACCCCCTTCATCGTCatgaatgtatgtaaataaCTGTAATTAACCAATTTCCGAGAATCTACCCTATGCAATCTATTATACATATACGTAAATTGTTCAAAAATTAGTTACTTCATAATTTTGTCGTTGCCtgtcattaaatttaaattctttttatgGCACTAACTATTAAGTATCCTCCCTTTGGGGCAGGGACCCGGTCTGGGTTcccaaaaaaattgttgctaCTTGCTGCTCGGTGGGCGTGTGTCCTGCGCGAGTGCGAACGAGTGTAATCCTTTTACAGAAACAGGAAGTTGTGTGTTGAGCGAAACTATTATTAGAACCATAAATCAGCATGAAATGAGCAGAACGCCGCagaaccaacaacaacagcaactacaacaatgGAGTTGGAGCTGCCTGCCTTGCCTtgtctacacacacacactctctctctttctccgtCTCTCTTCTTCACTGTGCGTATTCCTCCTAGGCTGCTGTAATGGGGCTAGGAAGGACAGTCAAAGGCGTAGCCAGGCTCCTCTTTATCTAGTCCACAAAAAGATTTTCCTAAACCAAATTGAGATTACTTAAAACGACGTtaaattttgcttttttgttttaataaaaaatctaaaatacCGTTACATTTGATCTTTCTTGGTTTCTTTTCAGGAGATAactgaatatttttttttttgctagctCCTTTTCGTTACGCCTATGCCCGTCACTAGAATGGAGAAGTCGGAGATGCCTTTTGCCATGTCTATGTACTCTCTGCGTGCGTATTTGTAACGGGGGCAGGGGGGAGGGGGTCAGTAGTAGtaatagtagtagtagtagaagaagaagtgtGTGGTTGAGCCAGCGATAGCAACAGtagtatttgttgttgctgctgctgctgagatGACGTGAGCGACGTAAAACGTTCAAGGGAAACAAGACTGAGACTTAAATAGGAGGCTGAAGCCAAGACTTTCTTCCTCTCAGTTCTCAACTGTTTTTTTTCGCACTACATTTAAGTCACATTCATTGCCGTTTTTTGCTACAAATTTCGaatttgttcttgttgtgAGCCGGCTGCATTTGCGGCTCGGCCTTTTCCCCAATTTCATTTCCTCTTCTCTAACAATACATAcccaaaaaacacacacacaaaactttcttgaatttgttgctgtttgccTTTTATTTTGCCACGCGCCtttcacataaatttttttgtaccgaattttaattttaattttgcatTGAATCGCTGTTGCCGTTTCTGTTTCGGTCGTTCTCCTCCTCCAAGCATGCCAAGCACATTTTTGCCCACGCTTTAACCGTTACTTCCAAATTCCGtttattgttgctgttctCGTCGTACTACTGTTTCTTTTCGCAGTTTCTTTCATTACACTGGTATGAATTGCTTACTCAATTGGCAAATGACATTTCtatgtatttgtttaattaagaatatatttttatttcgatttaaactttactttatttattttttattttacggTGGTTTGCTTTCGCCGTCCGAGCCGTAAAAAGCAAACCTCACCTATCGAGCAGTTGAAACCGGGTGCGCAaggaaatttcaaatttcacaTGTTGAcgaaaacaaataagaaaaaaacaaaatattccACTATTTTAACATAAAACTTCTCACTGTTGACCCACTGTCCCAGTATTTGAGAGCAAAGAGAACCATTATTTGGACATCCCTTATGTTTTCCGCGCACGCACAATGGGACGACCAGGACAAAgtctgtattttttttagaatCCAAATATCAATACCTTTTTCTGAACAACACCATCAATAATTTATAAACTTAGTGGCAGTAAATGACTTAGCTTTAACATCAATTTTAGAAATTTCTGTTTCTGAACCAAAAATTTGCTATTGGTATTTTATTCAGTGTTTCTTCTTCATCCGTTGATTccgtttttgttgctttttttggCTCATCACTTCCGCAAGCTTTGTGCCAAACTGTTTTGCAATCAAAGATAGAGGCAGCTCATTCTTATGAACCAGTTTTATTGATGAAAGGCCATTCAAATGATTCAGCAATCGtttcttaattatttttatgctttttacCTCACTCCTTGGCGGCAATGTTTGTTGAAATTGTAACGCTTTTTAAATTAATCGATAGGTAAATTCCCGCCAAGACAAAACTATCGATAAATTGTTTGCAATATATTTCCAGTGTTGGCAATTGTCCGATTGAAAAAAACGGGAAAAAGCGAATTAAAATAGGGGGCAAAATAGTGCAACAGCAAGAACAAAATCAACCAAACATTTTATTCGTCggatatttaaacaaaaaattaaattaaatttatctGGAATGGCCGGAGACACAGAAAACAGTAGTTCGGATACAACAAGCGATCAGATTGATCTGTCGGTTTACAGGAAACTGGTCAAACAATTCATAGAAATGGTAAGTGCACCATCATCAAAACAAAATGCGCTAAAAATTAAACATGTTTTCTTATTTGCCAATTGGTATTTTAGCGGCGATATGGAACGGCTTTATTTTGGGCTGAAAAGGTTGCCGTATTAAGTAATCAGGAACCGCGAGATATTTACTATCAGGCTCAGTGTATGTTTCTGTTGGGTGAATTTCATCGAGCAGCCCACACAATCCACCACCATAAGCTGGAGAAGAGCTCATTACCCTGCTTCAATCTGCTGCTCGAGAGTTTATATGCAGCCAAAGAGTTCAACGAGGCTGTCAATGTGATCCAAACCGTGGAGGTGGAACTTATGACCATCTCACTAATCAATCAACCCGTGGAAGCAGGCAGCGGCTACTATATGGAGAGCAACAGTGTCTTTGGTGGCGAGGAAAACTATCGCAACGAGCTGCTCTCTTCTATTTATTTGATGAAGGGAAAGGTCTACGAGGCTATGGATAATCGTGGCATGGCTATGGATTTCTATATTCAAGCCCTACACAAATCAGTTTATTGCTTTGAAGCTCTCGAAGCGTTGGTCCAGCATGAAATGCTAATGGCCTGGGAGGGTTAGTTGCTCGATTAAGCATAATCAATTGTAATTTTAATCTCTTTTTGCTATTTCAGAGTTTGAGCTAATGCAACACTTGCCACTGGCACAACAATCCAGCGAAACAGATGCCAAACTTATTCTTAAACTGTATGAATccaaattaaagaaatattaCGAGTTGATAACTGCTCGCACTGCTGATGAGATTTCGCCCATTGTTAATCCGGACGTTCTACAGTTTATCAATGAGTTTACGGTGCGAATtcagcaaaaaaacaaagaaccaGAAAAGGAACCACCAGCTGCTCCAAAGACTGGTGTCCCAAAAGCTCCACTATTTCAGTTTATGTCGCCAGCTCAGAAGTCAGTAACCACCGTGTTTTTATCACCTTGAATGGTTTTTTAACTTACGATTCTTTTTTAGAGTTCTCGAAGATCTGAAAGCTCCTACATTCTCGTTGCAAACTAGTTTATCGCGTGCATCCTCTATGATGGATGCCTCACACCGTTCCCTCTTTGATTCCTCAAGTCGAAGGCGTTCACGAGACATGGAAAACACATTGCTCATGTCTCTGGGAGATTGCTTGAATCGAATTCAGCGAAGTACAGATCTTATGGCTGCCGAAGCAGAGAAATGCTTCTATGACTGCGATTACAAACAGTGCCTTAAAATCTTAAATGAGTATGTTATATGGTCATTTGTATGACTTTGACTTTTGTATAACTAAACTGTATTATCACTTAGCCTGCTTAAAATGGATCCGTTCCACAATAATGCATTGACCATACAAATTGCCTGCCTGGTGGAACACGGCGATTTCAATCGTCTCTTCTATGTGGCCCACAAACTGGTGGATCGGTATCCGGATAAGGCCATTGCTTGGTATGCTGTGGGCTGTTACTACGACATGATTGGCAAGAGTGATCCAGCCAGACGTTATCTATCGAAAGCCACTGCCTTGGATCGTCTCTATGGGCCGGCCTGGTTGGCATATGGTCATTCATTTGCCAATGAGAATGAGCACGAGCAAGCTATGGCGGCCTATTTCAAGGCCACACAACTGATGCGTGGCTGCCATTTGCCCCTGCTCTATATTGGAGTGGAGTGCGGTCTGACCAAGAATTTGGAATTGGCcgaaaagttctttttacAAGCAATGACCATAGCTCCGCTGGATGTTTGTGTCCTACACGAGTTGGGCGTAATcaaatatgaatatgaatattatGAGGGAGCGGAAGCGATCTTCCAATGCACGGTAGACATTGTAAAACAACGAGCCAAAACAAATGGAGAGGAGATTTCATCACGCTGGGAGCCACTCTATATAAATCTAGGACATGCTTGCCGAAAAGTGCAGAAATATGAAGAGGCCTTggttaattttaaatttgtaagtTCTAACGATATGGTTCTACCTTTTTAAACTATTAACATTTGGTCATTGTGTTTAGGCTCTTCTGTTGAAACCCCAAACGGCTACCACATACACTTCGATTGGGTTTATACATGCTCTGCTTGGCTATCTGGATCCGGCCATAGAGTATTTCCATAAGAGTTTATCATTAAATCGTGATTGCATTGTAACATCGACAATACTGAAAACCTGCATTGAGGATCTTATGGATGATCCGGCCACGATTGATGAAATTTGTGGTGCCGCATTGGCAGATGTCACCAAGTCCATTACGGATAGTAGTCGACGAGTTCTTAACTCAGATAAGTTCAATGGCATGAAACTCAAGTTCGATGAAGAAGAGGAATTTACCAATACAGATTCAAATATGGCTGTTGACATGAGCTTCGATacgtaaaacaaaaaacacacattaGGCTCATCTCGCTCTTATATACTGTGTATATGCTGACTGCACTTGAACTTAATTCCATGTGAACACAGCATACACAGCTGTTTTAACTAATGAGCCAAGTCTTTGGGATTTTTTCATATGTTTTTTCCCATACCATGTATATTTGAACTTGCCGTCTATGAAGTTTTGGCGGCTTTTGAAGTATTTAAGCGTGCGAGTTTTTATCATTTAGTTTATATTACTTATAGTTGTGTTGGAATCTGAAAGATCTGTCTAACGATCACAAAAAGAAacttgaatttatttaagaaaTTAAATCTCCTAAAAGGATTCTTACTtggaatatttaaatttttagcaGGCAAGTATGCAAAACATTTAAAAGTAGCATAAGAAAGGGAAAAAGCCCTAGACTTAGCCAATTTCTATATTTAGATTAATGACTTGAATTTATGAATTGTAAACTGACGCTCATTTTGGATTGTTTTCTTCCGTCATTTAATTGTGGCTCCTTGagaattaaatatttatgtataccAGTCTGCTTAGTGATATTTCCACTCTAAATCACAGGCATTTGTCGCCTACGACTCCGCATAAGAATCCATAAAGCGAAAAAGGTTGCCCAGATAAGTTCTTATCGGTTATTGTTTGGGGGCGTTGAAAAtgagaaatgaaaatgtcattaaactttgaatatGCAAACAAACTACTGATACAGTTTATGGTAATAACTAGCGTTCAACGTTGCCCAAATATTTACCAAGCAGCAGAAAGCGTGTTAAGAGAGTCCAAGACGATGACGATTCGGATGTCCCATTTGAAGGTTGCCGGCGAAATCATGTTTATGTACATAAGAACAACCGGCGtctgataaaaacaaaaaaaaaagtaaagtggAAACAAAAAGACGGTCACGTCAACACCAACCATTGGCCGGAATTGGATATATAAGTTGCGCGAATTCAAATCTGCAACACAGTCCAACATTGgaagccaaaaaaaagaaacaaataatttacCCCACCATGAGTCGCTTGCTTCTCCTCTTAGCTTTGGGTGTGAGCCTCAGCCAAGCAGTGCCTTTAATCTCCTATGATGATGACATAGACGACACAGAAGTCATTGAGTTGCCTGAAAATGGCCTAGAGGGACCACCGGGTGTCAACAAGGACATCATTGATCTAAGCTCGTATGGAAGTGCCTTGTTTGGTAGGCCAGATCAAGAATTGACGGCCAATTTGGTGGCAAATTACAGTGCTGagacaaatgaaatgaatcCCGAGGAACTGGGCAGCTATCTGGAGGGCGATATTCTAGTCCCGCAAACGGACATTACCATGAAGAATGGCCTAACCACACAGTCCTCGCGTTGGCCCAAAGGTGTGGTGCCCTATGAGATTCGCGGCAATTTCAATTCCCGCGACATGGCCACCGTTCAGAATGCCATTGCCGAGTACCATAAGCGCACGTGTATACGATTCGTGCCACGCAGCACTGAGCGGGACTACATCTCCATTGTCAGCGGTAGTTCGGGTTGCTGGTCCTCGGTGGGACGTGTGGGTGGCAAACAGGAAGTCAACCTTCAATCGCCTGGTTGCCTTAGTCGTCCTGGCACTGCCATGCATGAGCTGATGCATGCCTTGGGCTTTTTGCACGAACAGAATCGCATGGAACGGGATTCCTATGTGGCCATTCAATTCCGAAACATTCAATCATCGGCTATGAATAACTTTGAAAAGGCAGCGAAAACTGAGGCTTTCGGTGTACCCTACGATTATGGCAGTGTTATGCACTATTCGAAGAATGCCTTCTCAACCAATGGACAGCCAACCATTGTTGCCATGGTGAGTACAATTGAATCCTTTACAACACAGAAAACCCATTCAATTCGTTTCCTATGATCACAGCAAGCCAATGGAGCTGATAAAATGGGTCAACGTGTTGGCTTCTCAGACTTTGATGTGGAAAAGTTGAATCGCATGTACGACTGTGGTTATGTGGGTGGTAATCCCCCTTtagctcctgctcctgctgctccAGCTCCAGCCCCAGCAcctgctgctcctgctcctgctggCAGCGGCAATCCCATTGTCGATAGTTTTCTGGGTGGTCTCATAAGCGGCCTAGGTCTAGGCGAAGAGGAGCATTCGAACAGCACCACAACAAGTTCCTAGATCACATTTGCCCCAAAGGATTCTAACTCGTCTCTACCTCATGCCGAATAtgtcaatttatttaattcattaTCCATCATCACGTCTCTAAAGTATTAAGTTTAGAAAGAATTTTCCTTTAAGTTTTAAATGAAAAGTAAACAAATATTAGCTAAAATTTGATTGAACTTGTTTCTCCCAGTTCCGAACTTCCGAGCCACTAAATAATCCTTTTGATTGGTTATGATAAAAAGGAAGTTATATTTAATGAATTGATTTGATTACTCGAAATATTTCTGATTAAATCAATTATAGATACTGGcgaaataaaaatatgattGATAAtatcattttgaatttttcgattttaaaatacaGAATTCCCCACAATTTTCTATTGTTGAGATATTCCAGAGCTTTCCAAGGCACGAAAGATTTTAAAAACTGACCAAATGTAGGTGGCGGTTCGCAGATCATTGCAAAGCTCAAATTTATTGGCCGTGATCTTGATGCCCTCGGCAGCGGCTTCCATGACTGTTTGTAGGGCTGCATCCACTATGTCAGCCTCTTTGGTGCAATCACGAATCTTCTTGAGATTAACATTGGGCTCGATTGGAGGCTATAAGAAAAGAATGAAGACTCTTCTTCATTGACTCAGGGTTGAGGCTTCTTTTAGCTTACCACTAGAGATTCACCACAGCGAGTAAGAGACTCATTTATGGAGTTGATCACCTCGTGAATCAGCTGGGAGGTGGTCTTTGAGTTCATTTTGCCATATGATACATGATTGATATTTTTCAGATATTCGAAATAGGAGACTGTTACACCACCAGCATTGCAATAGAGATCGGGCACAATAAGGACACCCTTTTCAAGGAGAATCTTTTCGCCAGCCGGTGTGGTGGGACCATT is a window encoding:
- the LOC6647563 gene encoding cell division cycle protein 16 homolog; translation: MAGDTENSSSDTTSDQIDLSVYRKLVKQFIEMRRYGTALFWAEKVAVLSNQEPRDIYYQAQCMFLLGEFHRAAHTIHHHKLEKSSLPCFNLLLESLYAAKEFNEAVNVIQTVEVELMTISLINQPVEAGSGYYMESNSVFGGEENYRNELLSSIYLMKGKVYEAMDNRGMAMDFYIQALHKSVYCFEALEALVQHEMLMAWEEFELMQHLPLAQQSSETDAKLILKLYESKLKKYYELITARTADEISPIVNPDVLQFINEFTVRIQQKNKEPEKEPPAAPKTGVPKAPLFQFMSPAQKVLEDLKAPTFSLQTSLSRASSMMDASHRSLFDSSSRRRSRDMENTLLMSLGDCLNRIQRSTDLMAAEAEKCFYDCDYKQCLKILNDLLKMDPFHNNALTIQIACLVEHGDFNRLFYVAHKLVDRYPDKAIAWYAVGCYYDMIGKSDPARRYLSKATALDRLYGPAWLAYGHSFANENEHEQAMAAYFKATQLMRGCHLPLLYIGVECGLTKNLELAEKFFLQAMTIAPLDVCVLHELGVIKYEYEYYEGAEAIFQCTVDIVKQRAKTNGEEISSRWEPLYINLGHACRKVQKYEEALVNFKFALLLKPQTATTYTSIGFIHALLGYLDPAIEYFHKSLSLNRDCIVTSTILKTCIEDLMDDPATIDEICGAALADVTKSITDSSRRVLNSDKFNGMKLKFDEEEEFTNTDSNMAVDMSFDT
- the LOC6647562 gene encoding hatching enzyme 1.2 codes for the protein MSRLLLLLALGVSLSQAVPLISYDDDIDDTEVIELPENGLEGPPGVNKDIIDLSSYGSALFGRPDQELTANLVANYSAETNEMNPEELGSYLEGDILVPQTDITMKNGLTTQSSRWPKGVVPYEIRGNFNSRDMATVQNAIAEYHKRTCIRFVPRSTERDYISIVSGSSGCWSSVGRVGGKQEVNLQSPGCLSRPGTAMHELMHALGFLHEQNRMERDSYVAIQFRNIQSSAMNNFEKAAKTEAFGVPYDYGSVMHYSKNAFSTNGQPTIVAMQANGADKMGQRVGFSDFDVEKLNRMYDCGYVGGNPPLAPAPAAPAPAPAPAAPAPAGSGNPIVDSFLGGLISGLGLGEEEHSNSTTTSS